In a genomic window of Virgibacillus sp. SK37:
- a CDS encoding transporter substrate-binding domain-containing protein has protein sequence MNKKNWRLLPIFLLTAFLILGLAACGAEEKADGEGKSELKEEYTVVSDTSFVPFEFKEDGEYVGFDIDLINAIADEAGFKINMETTNFDGIIPGLQTGQFDIAIAGISITDERAKKIDYSEPYYQSGLSIGVREENEDIKGIEDLEGKTIATRLGSTSAAYIADNIEGAEASQFEQLDQAYMAVENGSADAILYDAPNVAYYIKTKGDGLKVVGDLYQAEDYGIAISKGNDELVAAIDDALATMKENGKYDEIYEKWFGEKPE, from the coding sequence GTGAATAAAAAGAACTGGAGACTATTACCTATATTTCTACTTACTGCATTTTTGATATTGGGGCTGGCAGCTTGCGGAGCTGAAGAAAAAGCGGATGGTGAAGGTAAATCTGAATTAAAAGAGGAATACACCGTAGTAAGTGATACTTCCTTTGTTCCTTTTGAATTTAAAGAGGACGGGGAATATGTTGGATTTGATATCGATCTTATTAACGCAATTGCTGATGAGGCAGGATTTAAAATTAATATGGAAACAACAAATTTTGATGGTATCATTCCAGGTTTGCAAACAGGGCAATTTGATATCGCTATCGCAGGAATTAGTATCACAGATGAACGTGCTAAAAAGATTGATTATAGTGAACCGTATTACCAATCCGGTTTAAGTATCGGGGTGCGGGAAGAAAATGAGGACATAAAGGGTATTGAAGATCTGGAAGGAAAGACAATTGCAACCAGATTGGGATCAACAAGTGCTGCTTATATTGCGGATAACATAGAAGGCGCAGAAGCAAGCCAATTTGAACAGTTGGATCAAGCGTATATGGCTGTAGAAAATGGAAGTGCGGATGCCATTTTGTATGATGCTCCGAATGTCGCCTATTATATTAAGACAAAGGGCGATGGATTAAAAGTTGTTGGGGACTTATATCAAGCAGAGGATTACGGGATTGCTATTTCAAAAGGAAATGATGAGCTTGTAGCTGCTATTGATGACGCACTTGCAACAATGAAGGAAAATGGGAAGTATGATGAAATTTACGAAAAATGGTTTGGGGAGAAGCCTGAATAA
- the ald gene encoding alanine dehydrogenase: MIVGVPREVKNNERRVALTPSGVTAFVNAGHTVLIESSAGNESGFLNEEYKAAGAIIVSTAAEAWAAEMVMKVKEPQPQEFQYLREGLILFTYLHLAAEPELTEQLLKKKVTAIAYETIQNSDRSLPLLAPMSEIAGRMAVQIGAQYLENVKGGKGILLGGVPGVQPGNVVIIGGGAVGTNAAKMALGLRAKVTIIDINANRLRELDDLFGGAVTTLMSNPLNIKNAVKEADLLVGAVLIPGAKAPQLVSEEMVKEMMPGSVIIDVAVDQGGSIETIDRVTTHDDPIYKKHGVLHYAVANMPGAVARTATLSLTNNTSQFGVFLANKGFKKAIEANPAFAKGVNTHAGMITHETIANAFTKEYTPLAEALTKPVASY, encoded by the coding sequence ATGATCGTTGGTGTTCCGCGTGAGGTAAAAAATAACGAACGGCGGGTTGCTCTCACTCCATCAGGTGTAACTGCGTTTGTTAATGCCGGGCACACAGTCCTAATTGAAAGTTCTGCAGGAAATGAAAGCGGTTTCCTTAATGAGGAATATAAAGCTGCTGGTGCAATTATTGTATCCACAGCGGCAGAAGCGTGGGCTGCTGAAATGGTAATGAAAGTAAAGGAACCTCAACCTCAAGAATTTCAATACTTGCGTGAAGGACTTATTCTATTCACATATCTTCATCTTGCAGCAGAACCTGAATTAACCGAACAGCTACTTAAGAAGAAAGTGACAGCAATTGCTTATGAAACAATCCAAAACAGTGATAGATCATTGCCATTATTAGCCCCGATGAGTGAGATAGCGGGAAGAATGGCTGTCCAGATAGGGGCACAATATTTAGAAAATGTTAAAGGTGGAAAGGGAATACTCTTAGGCGGTGTTCCTGGAGTTCAACCAGGAAATGTAGTTATTATCGGAGGCGGAGCCGTTGGGACCAATGCAGCAAAAATGGCGCTTGGATTACGAGCAAAGGTGACTATCATTGACATTAATGCCAATAGGCTTCGAGAGCTTGACGATCTATTTGGCGGAGCTGTGACAACATTAATGTCGAATCCCCTTAATATTAAAAACGCGGTAAAAGAAGCAGATCTACTGGTTGGGGCTGTGCTTATCCCTGGGGCAAAGGCGCCACAGCTTGTATCAGAAGAAATGGTGAAAGAAATGATGCCAGGTTCAGTCATTATTGATGTGGCAGTTGACCAGGGAGGTTCTATTGAGACAATCGATCGTGTAACGACTCATGATGACCCAATCTATAAGAAACATGGAGTGCTTCATTATGCTGTGGCGAATATGCCAGGAGCGGTAGCACGGACAGCCACTTTATCTCTAACGAATAATACAAGTCAATTTGGTGTGTTTCTAGCGAATAAAGGATTTAAGAAAGCAATCGAAGCAAATCCGGCATTTGCCAAAGGTGTTAATACGCATGCAGGCATGATTACGCATGAAACAATTGCCAATGCTTTCACCAAAGAATACACTCCGCTTGCTGAAGCCTTGACAAAGCCAGTTGCATCGTATTAA
- a CDS encoding YitT family protein: MQKIMKDMFLIVSGSLIFALGINYFAIPNNLSEGGIIGISIVTYYLFEWSPGLVNFVINAILLIVGYRFFDHRVMIYTIIAIIFSSGFLHFTSGIGSEINGDTLLAALFAGGTVGLGLGMIFRTGGTSGGTAIIVRILSRFLGWSMGKGMLVIDILVIAGSAFVIGQEKAMYTLIAVYIGAKVIDVVVEGANERTSVLIISKYPDRVLEAVTQNMARGITILEGRGGYTNRNKEVLYLVINKQEIVRFRKIIEEIDEDAYVTVHTVQEILRKGYKGAK, encoded by the coding sequence ATGCAAAAAATAATGAAAGACATGTTTCTTATTGTTTCAGGTTCGTTAATATTTGCACTCGGGATTAATTATTTTGCAATACCAAATAACCTTTCTGAAGGTGGAATTATTGGTATATCCATTGTTACCTATTATCTCTTTGAATGGTCTCCAGGTCTGGTAAACTTTGTAATTAACGCGATTCTGTTGATCGTAGGTTATCGATTTTTTGATCATCGTGTGATGATCTATACCATTATTGCAATTATCTTTTCCTCAGGATTCCTCCACTTCACCTCTGGCATTGGCAGTGAAATAAATGGAGACACACTGTTAGCAGCTCTTTTTGCAGGTGGTACGGTAGGTCTTGGCCTTGGTATGATCTTCCGTACTGGCGGGACATCTGGTGGAACGGCCATTATTGTTCGCATACTAAGCAGGTTCTTAGGTTGGAGCATGGGAAAAGGAATGCTCGTTATCGATATTCTCGTAATTGCAGGTTCTGCTTTTGTAATTGGTCAGGAAAAAGCAATGTATACACTGATTGCTGTTTATATTGGAGCTAAAGTTATTGATGTCGTTGTTGAAGGTGCAAATGAACGAACTTCGGTATTAATTATTTCTAAGTATCCTGATAGAGTATTAGAAGCCGTTACGCAAAATATGGCCAGAGGAATTACAATTCTGGAAGGTAGAGGCGGTTATACAAATCGGAATAAAGAAGTATTATATCTTGTTATCAATAAACAGGAGATTGTCCGGTTCAGAAAAATTATCGAAGAAATTGATGAAGATGCCTATGTTACCGTGCATACCGTTCAGGAAATATTGCGAAAAGGTTATAAAGGAGCTAAATAG
- a CDS encoding GntR family transcriptional regulator — translation MKLDFNSSLPLHIQLKSIIEYKISNGVFANQIPSERQFMEEYNVSRSTVREAINLLVREGVLEKRHGKGTFVSFKPIHEWLGNLSSTTETIFQMGMRPGAKLITHYRTIPPAYIQEKAGFSEAYFIKRLRYADDIAIGIERHYYPVSIGEKLIEHDLDKATIYDLLEDELGMHFAEASQTIRSGELFEEDKQYLKIPAHGQALIAERIIKGPTREVIEIEEAFYRSDMYNFKINLSRKFGS, via the coding sequence GTGAAACTTGACTTTAATAGTTCATTACCACTCCATATTCAACTAAAATCAATTATTGAATATAAAATAAGCAATGGGGTATTTGCCAATCAAATTCCTAGTGAACGACAATTTATGGAAGAATATAATGTGAGTAGAAGTACCGTCCGTGAAGCAATAAATTTGTTGGTACGTGAAGGCGTTTTAGAGAAAAGACATGGAAAAGGAACGTTTGTATCTTTTAAACCCATTCATGAATGGCTTGGAAATTTAAGCAGTACTACCGAAACAATTTTTCAAATGGGAATGAGACCAGGAGCTAAGTTAATTACACATTACAGAACAATACCCCCTGCCTACATTCAAGAAAAAGCAGGATTTTCTGAAGCTTATTTTATAAAACGACTCCGCTATGCCGATGATATTGCCATCGGAATAGAGAGACATTATTATCCTGTCAGTATTGGAGAAAAACTCATAGAACATGACTTGGATAAGGCAACTATATATGACTTACTGGAAGATGAACTAGGCATGCACTTTGCAGAAGCGTCTCAGACGATCCGCAGTGGTGAGCTATTTGAAGAAGACAAGCAATATTTAAAGATTCCAGCTCATGGTCAAGCATTAATTGCAGAACGCATTATAAAAGGGCCGACCCGAGAGGTAATTGAAATAGAAGAGGCTTTTTACAGAAGCGATATGTATAATTTTAAAATTAATCTTTCGAGAAAATTTGGCTCTTGA
- a CDS encoding amino acid ABC transporter permease — protein sequence MLGRFDWAGVIDFLPELGIGLYYTLLISVLGLLIGFILGAIFGIGRISKNKLVYGLSTVYVEVIRGTPVLVQAIWIFFALPLIIGQNLGSITAGVIVIALNSGAYIAEIVRGAVDSIEKGQMEAGRSLGLNQSQTMRYIVWPQAFKRMVPPLGNQFIISIKDTSLLSVILVPELIFQGRLIAANHFNAVEIYTTVALFYLAITLSLSVVLRFVERRLAT from the coding sequence ATGTTAGGAAGGTTTGATTGGGCAGGTGTTATAGATTTTTTACCAGAACTGGGGATAGGATTGTACTATACCTTACTAATCTCTGTTCTAGGATTGCTCATTGGGTTTATATTAGGAGCAATTTTTGGTATTGGGAGAATTTCCAAAAATAAATTGGTTTATGGACTTTCAACCGTATATGTGGAAGTGATTCGAGGAACGCCGGTATTGGTACAGGCGATCTGGATTTTCTTTGCATTGCCATTAATTATTGGACAGAATTTAGGCTCCATTACTGCAGGGGTGATTGTTATCGCTTTGAATTCAGGAGCATATATTGCTGAGATTGTTCGAGGTGCGGTAGACTCTATTGAAAAAGGACAGATGGAAGCCGGAAGATCGCTTGGATTAAATCAAAGCCAGACGATGCGTTATATTGTATGGCCACAGGCATTTAAAAGGATGGTCCCTCCATTGGGGAATCAATTTATTATCAGTATAAAGGATACCTCATTACTATCAGTCATCCTTGTTCCCGAACTAATATTTCAAGGGCGGTTGATTGCAGCAAATCATTTTAATGCTGTGGAAATTTATACTACGGTAGCGCTATTCTACCTTGCAATTACCTTGAGTTTATCTGTTGTATTACGGTTTGTAGAAAGAAGGTTGGCTACATGA
- a CDS encoding amino acid ABC transporter ATP-binding protein has translation MIEIKNLHKKFGDLEVLKGIDSFIKQQEVVCVIGPSGSGKSTFLRCLNLLEEVTEGDVIIDGRNLVHPQTDINKIRTEVGMVFQQFNLFPHKSVLENIMLAPKKVRKLSQEEAKKRALGLLDKVGLNDKATMYPGQLSGGQQQRVAIARALAMEPKIMLFDEPTSALDPELVGEVLEVMKQLAHEGMTMVVVTHEMGFAREVGDRVLFMDGGVIVEEGVPEQIFNHPQSERTQDFLNKIL, from the coding sequence ATGATAGAGATTAAGAATTTACATAAAAAATTTGGTGATTTGGAAGTATTAAAAGGAATAGATTCTTTTATTAAACAGCAGGAGGTAGTTTGTGTAATCGGTCCCAGTGGGTCAGGGAAAAGTACCTTTTTGCGCTGCTTGAATTTGTTGGAGGAAGTGACAGAAGGAGATGTGATTATTGATGGAAGAAACCTGGTTCATCCACAGACGGATATAAATAAAATTCGTACGGAAGTGGGCATGGTTTTTCAGCAATTTAATCTATTTCCCCATAAATCGGTTTTGGAAAATATCATGCTTGCACCAAAAAAAGTAAGGAAATTAAGTCAGGAAGAAGCTAAGAAACGTGCGCTCGGTTTATTGGATAAAGTTGGCTTGAATGATAAAGCCACTATGTATCCAGGTCAGTTATCGGGAGGTCAACAGCAAAGGGTAGCAATTGCGAGAGCACTTGCGATGGAACCCAAGATTATGCTTTTTGATGAACCTACTTCGGCATTGGATCCCGAATTGGTAGGAGAGGTGCTCGAGGTTATGAAGCAGCTGGCACATGAGGGGATGACTATGGTAGTAGTTACACATGAGATGGGTTTTGCACGAGAAGTTGGAGACCGTGTTCTTTTTATGGATGGTGGAGTCATAGTAGAGGAAGGGGTTCCTGAACAGATTTTTAATCATCCCCAATCTGAACGGACACAGGACTTTTTAAATAAAATTCTATAA
- the pruA gene encoding L-glutamate gamma-semialdehyde dehydrogenase — MVLPFKHEPFTNFKEEENRKEFRQALNTVEEQLGSEIPLVINGEKVYTDDKITSVNPAKKGQVIGKASMATKKHVDQAMEAAEEAFKDWGRWSAEARAEVMFRTAAIVRKRKFEFAATLVYDAGKPWGQADADVAEGIDFLEYYGREMIELAKGKPMEDRPNENNSYFYQPLGPGVAIPPWNFAFAIVCGTTVGPLVAGNTVLLKPSENTPVIAYKLIEALVEAGVPDGAINFIPGDPSDIGDYLVDHPKTRFINFTGSRATGTRIIERASKVQEGQDFLKRVVAEMGGKDTIIVDEDADLELAADSIVQSAFGFQGQKCSACSRAVIHEAVYDKVLEMATEKTKEITVGNPAVNDVFMSAVINQKQFDKIKDYIDIGKNEGELVYGGETDDSEGYYIYPTIFKDVDPKARIMQEEIFGPVVAFAKAKDFDEMLEIANNTEYALTGAVISNNRKHLDRARYEFQVGNLYFNRGCTAAIVGYQPFGGFKMSGTNGKAGGPDYLPQFLNAKTVSEMF, encoded by the coding sequence ATGGTTTTACCATTTAAACATGAACCTTTTACTAATTTTAAAGAAGAAGAAAATCGAAAGGAATTTCGCCAGGCGCTAAATACCGTTGAAGAACAATTAGGGAGTGAAATACCTCTTGTTATTAATGGCGAAAAAGTGTATACGGATGATAAAATTACATCCGTCAATCCCGCTAAGAAAGGCCAGGTAATTGGGAAGGCTTCTATGGCTACGAAAAAACATGTCGATCAAGCAATGGAAGCTGCAGAAGAGGCATTTAAAGATTGGGGAAGATGGAGTGCAGAAGCACGGGCCGAGGTAATGTTCCGCACTGCAGCCATTGTAAGAAAGAGAAAGTTCGAATTTGCTGCCACGCTTGTATATGATGCAGGAAAGCCCTGGGGGCAAGCAGATGCCGATGTAGCAGAAGGCATCGACTTTCTTGAATACTATGGTAGAGAAATGATTGAATTAGCAAAAGGTAAGCCAATGGAAGACAGACCAAATGAGAATAATAGCTATTTTTATCAACCTCTGGGTCCAGGAGTTGCTATTCCGCCATGGAATTTTGCTTTTGCTATTGTGTGTGGAACGACTGTTGGGCCATTAGTGGCTGGTAATACGGTATTATTGAAACCCTCAGAAAACACACCAGTGATTGCATATAAGCTAATTGAGGCGTTAGTAGAAGCTGGCGTGCCAGATGGTGCTATCAATTTTATACCAGGTGATCCTTCTGATATTGGAGATTATCTCGTAGACCATCCAAAAACGAGATTCATTAATTTTACTGGTTCTCGTGCCACAGGTACACGAATTATAGAACGAGCTTCTAAAGTACAAGAAGGCCAGGATTTTCTGAAGCGTGTTGTAGCTGAAATGGGTGGTAAGGATACAATAATTGTAGATGAGGACGCAGACCTTGAACTTGCTGCAGATTCTATTGTACAATCTGCTTTCGGCTTTCAAGGGCAAAAATGTTCAGCTTGTTCAAGAGCTGTTATTCATGAAGCTGTCTATGATAAAGTGCTTGAAATGGCAACCGAAAAGACAAAAGAGATTACAGTTGGAAATCCTGCTGTAAATGACGTTTTTATGAGTGCAGTAATCAATCAAAAACAGTTTGATAAGATAAAGGACTATATTGATATTGGTAAAAATGAAGGCGAGCTTGTATATGGCGGCGAGACGGATGACTCCGAAGGATATTATATTTATCCAACTATTTTTAAGGATGTAGATCCGAAAGCCAGAATTATGCAAGAGGAGATTTTTGGTCCAGTGGTGGCATTTGCCAAAGCCAAAGACTTTGACGAAATGCTGGAGATTGCCAATAATACGGAATATGCCTTAACAGGCGCCGTTATCTCCAATAATCGTAAACATTTGGATCGTGCACGCTATGAATTTCAGGTTGGAAATCTATATTTCAATCGTGGCTGCACTGCTGCTATAGTTGGATATCAACCATTCGGCGGTTTCAAAATGTCAGGAACAAATGGAAAAGCAGGTGGACCAGATTATCTTCCACAATTCTTAAATGCTAAAACAGTCTCAGAGATGTTCTAA